Below is a window of Aeromonas veronii DNA.
ACGCTGGGCCAGGATCCCGGCAAGCGAGACCACTGTGGTGGTTTTACCCACTCCACCTTTCTGGTTGGCAACCGTCCAAACAATCACTGTATCAATCCTGCCTTGTTGTTATGCGTATGCCACCACCGGGCAAGGTGATCACCTTTATCTCTCCTGCATCCACCGCCTGCTGCACCGCAGGAACCGGCTTGGCAACCACTGGGGGCGTTGCAACCACAGGTGCCGGCGGCACCCAGGCAAATTTGGAGATAGCGACCACAACCTTGCGATTCTGCAGTCTGCCCTGTTCGCTGCTGTTGTCAGCAAAGGGGGAAAACTCGCCATATGCCTCGAACGCCAGACGCTGGGGGGCGATACCATCGGCGATCAAACCATTGAGTACCGCCTCGGCCCGAGCGGCAGAGAGCGCCCAGTTAGAACGATAAATTTCATTATTTATCTGTTGGTTATCGGTATAACCCCGAACCCTTACATAGTTATCGACCGGTTTGAGAATACTTGAAAGAGTATTAATGACCGGTGCAGCGTTTGGTCCCAAAAAGGCACTGCCGCTGCCAAACAACAAGCCGGCACTGAGTTCAACCGTCAGCCAGTTTTCATCTTGTGTCAGTTTGACGATGCCGGCATCCACCAGCGCTCCCATGCTCTGTTGCAACTGCATATCGAGTTGCGCAAGTGTCGTGCCATCTTGCAGCACTGGCACACCAGAAATCGGAGCAAGTGAAGGAGCGGGGGATGCAGGGCTTTCCAGCAACGAGGGGGATGCAGAGACCGCATTGTCCAGCAGGGAATTGCCCTGCCCCTCCAGCAAACCGTGACTCCCGGGTTGCATGACACTGAACGCCTGACTCATGCCATCGATCACCGCGCGGTACTTGTCCTTGTTCACCAGCGCAACGGAGTAGAGCACCACGAACAGGGCAAAGATCAACGTCATATAATCGGCATAGGAGACCAGCCAACGGTCAAGATGCTCGCGACCCTGCAAGTGCAACCGATAGCGCTTGCGCATGGCTACTCTCCTTTCAAATAGGCCCTGAGCCGACGCTCAACCTGCACACCATTCTCACCATGGGAGATGGCCAGTAGCCCTTCCAGGGTCATCTCCTGAAAGAGTGCATAGTGATAGTGAAATGCGCGTAGCCGGTTGGCGATAGGCAGGTAGATAAGGTTGGCAAACCCCACCCCATAGATGGTTGCCACAAATGCAACTGCGATGCCCGCCCCCAGCGCGGACGGATCTTCGAGATGAAACATGGCCTGGATCAAGCCCAGCACAGCACCGATGATCCCGATGGTCGGACTGTACCCCCCCATGGCCTCAAATACCCTGGCAGCATGTTCATTGCGCTCCTGCTCGATATCGATGTCAGCCTCCAGCAGCATACGTATATCCTCTGTGGATACCCCATCGACAATCATGCCAAGCCCTTGGCGGGTAAAGTGGTCCTTCTCCTGCTCGGCCTGATTTTCAAGGGCCAGCAGCCCTTGCTGGCGCGCAAAAACGGCCCACGACTGCAACCGTTCGGCCTGCATCGCGAGATCTTGCCGGGGAGGGGTAAAAATCCATAACAGTTGGCGCAACGCCAGCAGAATGTACTTGGCAGGAGTCTGCAATGTCACAGCACCGACAGTACCACCCAGTACGATCAGAAAAGCGGGGCCGTCCACCAACGTCAACAGGGAGCCACCATGCCACAGCTGGGCAATAGCAATAGCCCCCAATGCCAGGAGCAGACCGAGCAAGCCCATGATTAGCGCCCCAACTCAACCAGAATACGCTGGGCTACCTTGTCCAGAGGAAGTGATTCGCTGGCAATCCCTGCCTTGGCAACCGCTTGGGGCATCCCATATACCACGCAGGAAGCCTCATCCTGAGCCCAGATGGTCGAGCCCTGCTCTTTCAGCAGTCTGGCACCATCACGGCCATCGGCGCCCATACCGGTCAGCACAATCGCCAGTACCTTGTCGGCATAGGTCTTGGCCGCCGAGGCGAAAGTGATGTCAACACAAGGTTTGTAATTTACCTTGTCGTTGCCATCCACGATGCGGATGCGGGCACCTACGCCACGCCCTTCCAGCAGCATCTGTTTACCACCAGGCGCCAGATAGGCATGGCCCGGTTTGAGCACATCGCCATCCTCGGCCTCCTTGACGCCAATCTGGCACAAGCCATTGAGACGGGCGGCAAATGCGGCGGTGAAGGTGGCAGGCATATGCTGAATAAGCAGGATGGGATGGGGAAAATCCCCCGGTAACTTGGTCAGCACATTCTGCAGAGCCACAGGCCCGCCGGTAGAAGTGCCGATTGCCACCAACTGATACGTCTTGCCACTGCGCTTGAATGAGGCGCTTGGAACAGCAGTGCGTTGCAAGTCAGACTGACGATCTGGAGTTCTGGGCGCAGTGCTGCCCAGCGGAGCACGAGCAACCGGCTCGGGTGCTTTGGGGCGGGCCGCAGATGTCATCAGGAAGCGCTTGCGGGAGATCTCCTTCACCCGCTGTTGCAACAATCTGACCGCTTCGTCCTTGTCTCTGGCAATGTCTTCAAACTTCTTGGGTAAGAAGTCGATGGCTCCGGCGTCAAGTGCATCCAGCGTCGCCTTGGCCCCTTCATGGGTCAGGGAGGAGAACATCAGAATGGGGGTTGGGCACTTGGCCATGATCTCCCGCACCGCACTGATGCCATCCATCACGGGCATCTCAATGTCCATGGTGATCACATCAGGACGCAGCGACATCGCCTTGTCCACCGCTTCACGCCCATTCTGAGCCGTATCGATCACCGTCAGCATGGGATCCTGATTGATGATCTCGCTCACCCGACGGCGAAAGAAACTTGAATCGTCGACAACTAATATCTTGACTGCCATTGTTGTTATTCTAACTCCTTGAGCCTGAGCTATTAGTGTCTACGCGCATATGCTTTGAGCAGACCCGGCACATCCAAAATAAGAGCAATACCGCCATCACTGGTAATCGTCGCCCCGGCCATGCCAGGCGTACCTTGCAGCAGGTTATCGAGTGGCTTGATCACCACCTCTTCCTGACCAATCAAGCTGTCGACCACAAACCCGATTTGCTGAGTACCAATCTGCACGATCACCACATGCCCGGTATCCTGGCGAGAACGCTTGCTGGACCCACGGTTCAACCATTTGTGCAGATAGAAAAGCGGTATTGCTTTCTCGCGCACTATGATGGTGAGCTGACCATCCACCATATTGGCCTTTTTCAGGTCCAGATGGAAAATTTCGTTCACACAACCAAGGGGCAAGGCGAAGGTCTGTTCACCCACTTCCACCATCAGGGTCGGTAGGATAGCCAGCGTCAACGGAACCTTGATCTCGAGACGGGTACCTTTCCCCCAGGTGGAGTCGATATGTACTGAGCCATTGAGGCTGACAATACTGGTCTTGACCACGTCCATCCCGACACCACGGCCGGAAATATCAGAGATTTCGGCCTTGGTAGAAAAGCCCGGGGCAAAGATCAAGTTATAGGCATCGTTGTCGCTCATGCGTGCTGCGGTATCCGCATCCAGCACGCCACGACTGATCGCAATGGCTTTGAGCTTTTCAGGATCCATACCCGCCCCATCATCCTCGATGCAGAGCAGGATATGGTCACCTTGCTGAGAGGCGCTAAGAGTGATCGTCCCTTGCCGCGGTTTACCCGCCTTCTCCCGCACATCCGGCATCTCGACACCGTGGTCACAAGAGTTGCGAACGAGGTGAACCAGAGGATCGGCGAGCGCCTCTACCAAGTTTTTATCCAGATCGGTCTCTTCCCCCACCATCACCAGCTCAATCTCTTTTTTGAGGGTTCTGGCCAGATCACGAACTACCCGCGGGAAGCGACCAAACACCTTCTTGATTGGCTGCATGCGGGTTTTCATCACCGCACCTTGCAGGTCAGCCGTTACCACATCGAGATTGGCAACAGCTTTTGACATCTCTTCATCATTGCTGGCTATGCCCAAGCTCACCAAACGGTTACGTACCAGTACCAGCTCACCCACCATATTCATGATGACGTCGAGGGTCTTGGTATCCACCCGCACTGTGGTATCGCTTTGTACAGCACTGTTTTCTGCTGGAGCGGGCGCAGCCTTGACAGCTGGCGCAGGTGCCTTGGCTGCTTCTGCGGGTTTTGCCGGTGCTGTCGGTACAGGTTTAGCGACAGGAGCATCTGGCTTGGACGGGGTCCCCGCGGCTGGTGCCCTGGTACTCTGCGGTGCTTGGCCACGGCCATGCAATTCATCAAGCAGACGCTCAAACTCATCATCATCGATAAGCTCGTCCACCTCTTTTTGCACGGACTTCAACGGATTGACTTCTGGCGCTCCGATGTGCTGACCCTGACCATGAAGCTGATCCAGCAAGGCTTCAAACTCATCATCGGTGATATCACCAGAGCCACCCGCTATCGGGGCAACTGCAGCAACTTTGGTGGGGGCACCACCCACGCCGTGAAGTTCGTCCAGCAAACGCTCGAATTCGTC
It encodes the following:
- a CDS encoding OmpA family protein; its protein translation is MRKRYRLHLQGREHLDRWLVSYADYMTLIFALFVVLYSVALVNKDKYRAVIDGMSQAFSVMQPGSHGLLEGQGNSLLDNAVSASPSLLESPASPAPSLAPISGVPVLQDGTTLAQLDMQLQQSMGALVDAGIVKLTQDENWLTVELSAGLLFGSGSAFLGPNAAPVINTLSSILKPVDNYVRVRGYTDNQQINNEIYRSNWALSAARAEAVLNGLIADGIAPQRLAFEAYGEFSPFADNSSEQGRLQNRKVVVAISKFAWVPPAPVVATPPVVAKPVPAVQQAVDAGEIKVITLPGGGIRITTRQD
- a CDS encoding flagellar motor protein; this encodes MGLLGLLLALGAIAIAQLWHGGSLLTLVDGPAFLIVLGGTVGAVTLQTPAKYILLALRQLLWIFTPPRQDLAMQAERLQSWAVFARQQGLLALENQAEQEKDHFTRQGLGMIVDGVSTEDIRMLLEADIDIEQERNEHAARVFEAMGGYSPTIGIIGAVLGLIQAMFHLEDPSALGAGIAVAFVATIYGVGFANLIYLPIANRLRAFHYHYALFQEMTLEGLLAISHGENGVQVERRLRAYLKGE
- a CDS encoding chemotaxis response regulator protein-glutamate methylesterase, which produces MAVKILVVDDSSFFRRRVSEIINQDPMLTVIDTAQNGREAVDKAMSLRPDVITMDIEMPVMDGISAVREIMAKCPTPILMFSSLTHEGAKATLDALDAGAIDFLPKKFEDIARDKDEAVRLLQQRVKEISRKRFLMTSAARPKAPEPVARAPLGSTAPRTPDRQSDLQRTAVPSASFKRSGKTYQLVAIGTSTGGPVALQNVLTKLPGDFPHPILLIQHMPATFTAAFAARLNGLCQIGVKEAEDGDVLKPGHAYLAPGGKQMLLEGRGVGARIRIVDGNDKVNYKPCVDITFASAAKTYADKVLAIVLTGMGADGRDGARLLKEQGSTIWAQDEASCVVYGMPQAVAKAGIASESLPLDKVAQRILVELGR
- a CDS encoding chemotaxis protein CheA; protein product: MAFEVDEDILQDFLVEASEILEQLSEQLVDLEKRPDDKNLLNAIFRGFHTVKGGAGFLSLGELVDVCHGAENVFDILRNGKRTVTAELMDVILQALDAINVMFAQVQNREAPSPASDDLLHDLHELCKPEGEEQLRTATSAAVAAEPDPAASIVNVVPEAVEPVAISSGPAPVNGGGSIDEISADEFERLLDELHGVGGAPTKVAAVAPIAGGSGDITDDEFEALLDQLHGQGQHIGAPEVNPLKSVQKEVDELIDDDEFERLLDELHGRGQAPQSTRAPAAGTPSKPDAPVAKPVPTAPAKPAEAAKAPAPAVKAAPAPAENSAVQSDTTVRVDTKTLDVIMNMVGELVLVRNRLVSLGIASNDEEMSKAVANLDVVTADLQGAVMKTRMQPIKKVFGRFPRVVRDLARTLKKEIELVMVGEETDLDKNLVEALADPLVHLVRNSCDHGVEMPDVREKAGKPRQGTITLSASQQGDHILLCIEDDGAGMDPEKLKAIAISRGVLDADTAARMSDNDAYNLIFAPGFSTKAEISDISGRGVGMDVVKTSIVSLNGSVHIDSTWGKGTRLEIKVPLTLAILPTLMVEVGEQTFALPLGCVNEIFHLDLKKANMVDGQLTIIVREKAIPLFYLHKWLNRGSSKRSRQDTGHVVIVQIGTQQIGFVVDSLIGQEEVVIKPLDNLLQGTPGMAGATITSDGGIALILDVPGLLKAYARRH